In Ochotona princeps isolate mOchPri1 chromosome 33, mOchPri1.hap1, whole genome shotgun sequence, one DNA window encodes the following:
- the LOC101533288 gene encoding olfactory receptor 10T2-like → MLAHWYSSYKFDITQAQDARHYEDPEVSAAPASSRERCGKGQCAPTVAMVPEEQQENRTRLVTEILLVGFSNLPHLRPLLFTLFLLTYLVTLGGNATIITIIHLDRSLHTPTYRFLAVLSLSETCYTLVTIPNMLVHLLLHSQAISIAGCRAQMFFFLGLGCSHCFLLTLMGYDRYVAICHPLRYSVIMRPSVCLRLGALVFGSGFSVALIETCVIFASPFCHGPRVEHFFCDIAPVLRLSCAESGRAALGIFFLSVLVVLVSFLLILLSYAFIVATVVRMPSAAGRRKAFSTCAAHLTVVVVHFGCASIIYLRPESGGHPDRDRLVAVFYTVVTPLLNPVVYTLRNQEVRVALRRTLGRTCRPSG, encoded by the exons TATGAGGACCCCGAGGTCTCAGCCGCTCCAGCGTCAAGCAGAGAACGATGCGGGAAGGGACAGTGCGCGCCCACCGTGGCCATG gttCCTGAGGAGCAGCAGGAGAACAGGACACGGCTGGTGACCGAAATCCTGCTGGTGGGATTCTCCAACCTGCCGCATCTGAGGCCTCTGCTCTTCACGCTCTTTCTCCTCACCTACTTGGTGACCCTGGGCGGCAAcgccaccatcatcaccatcatccacCTGGACCGAAGCCTGCACACACCCACGTACCGTTTCCTGGCCGTGCTGTCGCTCTCTGAGACCTGCTACACACTCGTCACCATCCCCAACATGCTGGTGCACCTGCTATTGCACAGCCAGGCCATCTCCATCGCGGGCTGTCGGGCTCAGATGTTCTTCTTCCTGGGCCTGGGTTGCAGCCACTGCTTCCTCCTCACCCTCATGGGCTATGACCGCTACGTGGCCATCTGCCACCCGCTGCGCTATTCGGTCATCATGAGACCCTCGGTCTGCCTCCGTCTGGGAGCCCTCGTTTTCGGCTCGGGCTTCTCTGTGGCCTTGATAGAGACCTGCGTGATCTTTGCCTCGCCCTTCTGCCACGGGCCCCGCGTGGAGCACTTCTTCTGTGACATCGCGCCCGTGCTGCGGCTCAGCTGCGCCGAGAGCGGGCGCGCAGCCCTGGGCATCTTCTTCCTCAGCGTCCTGGTGGTGCTGGTCTCCTTTCTGCTCATCCTCCTGTCCTACGCCTTCATCGTGGCCACCGTGGTGCGCATGCCCTCGGCGGCTGGCCGCCGCAAAGCCTTCTCCACCTGCGCCGCCCACCTCACCGTAGTCGTGGTGCATTTTGGCTGTGCCTCCATCATCTACCTGCGCCCCGAGTCCGGCGGCCACCCGGATCGCGACCGCCTGGTGGCCGTGTTCTACACGGTGGTCACGCCTCTGCTCAACCCCGTGGTGTACACGCTGCGCAACCAAGAGGTGCGCGTGGCGCTGCGCAGGACTCTAGGGCGCACCTGCAGGCCGTCTGGCTGA